The genomic DNA GGGCGATGTGTGCTGTGTCCCCGGTGATGTCAGTCCCCATCCGACTGTCCTGCTCTCTCCTAAGGTGCAGAGTGGGCTGGCAGGGCCGGTACTGTGACCAGTGCATTCGGTATCCAGGCTGTCTCCATGGCACCTGCCAGCAGCCCTGGCAGTGCAACTGCCAGGAAGGCTGGGGGGGCCTGTTCTGCAACCAGGGTaagtctcccttcctctccctggtgGTCCCGGGCTTCCTTGGCTCTTGGTCCTGAGTCTGAGCCTGagtgtcccttctcctctctctgtcctcacgTCTCCAGACCTGAACTACTGTACGCACCACAAGCCCTGCAAGAATGGGGCCACGTGCACCAACACGGGCCAGGGGAGCTACACCTGCTCCTGTCGGCCAGGGTACACCGGGGCCAACTGCCAGACGGAGATCGATGAGTGCGGCACCAGCCCCTGCAGGAATGGTGGGAGCTGTAGGGTGAGTCCGGGGACAGGGGCGCTCCTGCTGAGCCAGCTGGGGCCCTGGATACGGACGGTGTGGGTGTCTTGGAGCAACTTTAGAAAGCTGTCTTTTATCTTCTCTGCTACACAGGATCTCGAGAATAGCTATTCTTGTACCTGCCCCCCTGGCTTCTACGGCAGGGTCTGTGAGCTGAGTGCCATGGCGTGTGCCGATGGCCCCTGCTTCAACGGGGGACGGTGCTCAGACAACCCTGAGGGCGGGTACACCTGCCGCTGCCCCGGGGGCTTCTCTGGCTTTAACTGCGAGAAGAAGATGGACGCCTGTACTTCTTCGCCCTGTGCTAATGGTGAGAGGGCAGCCCAGTTGCTCTGAGACTTTGTCAAGTGGTGAACACTGATAAGAAGGCCTTAGAAAGCTCATGAATTTCATTCCAAACCAAGTACATCGCTTTGCAAGCTACCTTGAGTTTATGGAGCCCTCTGATCTGAACAGTCAGACACTCCTCAGAAGGTGTCCCCTTGAGTCTGGCGATGGCCAGGGtgagaaaggcaggcaggagcGTTTATTCTCACGATCCACAGGGAAAGCCTGAGGCAGAGGCGAGATGACTTGCTCGAGGACGCACCGCACCTCAGGCGCCTGGGGCCCGGCCACGTTCAGTGGATCACACGCCAGTGGCAACCCAGCCACTTTGTTTTGGAGGGAAGCCCAGCTCGGCTCTGTCGCCCAAACACAGCCGTCTGGTGcgtctgtgtgtgaggaagggtGGTCTGTTGATGGGGCCTCCTGCTCCCATACAAATGGGAGGGTTCCCCAAGCAAACTGacagggaggggagctgggccCTAGACAGGCCCGACCACTCTGGAAGCTTCTGGAACCTCACCGCCAGGCAGGGTAATCAAGGGAAGCTTTTGCTGAAGAAGCATCGTTTTAGCTCTGCTCTCTGTGTGTGGCCGTCCTGGGGGGTCAAGCTCGTCCTCTTGCTTGTGTCCATCCATTGGACCAGTAGAGGCCTCAGCTGCTTTATTTTGGGGAGCAGAGTCTCTGACGGTTTAGCAGACTTGGCTCTGGAAGGACGAggacccccctccctccctttccttccttccttcctgtttctctgttctcatttccctctcttctcactGACTATAACTGAGGGCGAGCATGGCAGCCTCCtcaagcctcagtctcctcatctgtgaactggGTCCTCTGTCGAGTGTCGCGAAGAGGAACACAGTCATGCAGGCAAAGTGTTTGCACAGAGCCTGTCATGACATCTCAGCTTGGGAGATGTCAGCCTGTGTTTTTTATGATTTATCGAGCTAGACCAGACTCCTCCCAATGGGCTCACATTTGGGGAACAGGATATGTTGCCTTGAGCTGTGACCTTGTTCAGGCCACGGGCTATGTGGTGGTCCCGTGTCCTGGTGCGTCTGGGGGCGCTCACGGCAGTGGCCGCCCACAGCAGATGCCTCCGGATGTCGCTGCGTGACGAGCGGATGCTCATGTCCTGTGTTCCAGGCGCCCAGTGTGTGGACCTCGGTGACGCCTACCTGTGCCGCTGCCAGGCCGGCTTCTCCGGGAGGCACTGCGACAACAACGTGGACGACTGTGCCTCCTCCCCATGTGCCAACGGGGGCACCTGCCGGGATGGCGTGAACGAGTACTCTTGCACCTGTCCGCCCGGCTACACGGGCAGGAACTGCAGCGCCCCCGTCAGCAGGTGCGAGCACGCTCCCTGCCACAACGGGGCCACCTGCCACGAGAGGGACCGCCGCTACCTGTGCGAGTGCGCCCGCGGCTACGGGGGCCCCAACTGCCAGTTCCTGCTCCCCGAGCCGCCCCCGGGCCCTGTGGTGGTGGACCTCACAGAGAAGTATGTGGAGGGGCAGCCCGGGCCGTTCCCCTGGGCGGCCGTCTGTGCCGGCGTCGTGCTCGTCCTCATGCTGCTGCTGGGCTGTGCTGCCGTGGTGGTCTGCGTGCGACTGAGGCTGCAGAAGCACCGGCCCCCCGCTGACCCCTGCCGGGGGGAGACGGAGACCATGAACAACCTGGCCAACTGCCAGCGCGAGAAGGACATCTCCGTCAGCGTTATCGGGGCCACGCAGGTCAAAAACACCAACAAGAAGGCCGACTTCCACAGGGACCACGGTGGCGCCGAGCAAGACGGCCTCAAGGCCCGCTATCCCACCGTGGATTACAACCTGGTGCAGGACCTCAAGGGCGATGACACCAGCATCAGGGACCCCCACAGCAAGCGTGATACCAagtgccagccccagggctccgCGGGGGAGGAGAAGGGCACCCCGACGCTCAGGGGGTGCGTGCTGCGGGCCGAGAGGGGACACATGGGAGGGCCAGCTGGGCAGGGCGCCTGGACCCCCATGGGTGCTGCTGGCTGGGCGGGGGGCCAGCTGGGTGTCTTCCTCCAAGCTTTGGTCATTTCCTGTTCAGAACTCTGTGCATGAGTTGATTGTAttgcatttcattttcctttcagtggagaagcatcagaaagaaaaaggcCAGACTCTGTATATTCCACTTCGAAAGACACGAAGTACCAGTCGGTGTACGTCATATCAGAGGAGAAGGACGAGTGCGTCATAGCGACTGAGGTCAGTGTGCGTGGAGGGCCCGCTGCCCCGGGTCTGCCGGGGCCGGAGCGGGTGGAGCAGTCCGATCTATTCGTCCCCACCCCGAACTAACTTCCCGTTCTGTCTGGCGGGCCCTTCTAGGTGTAAAATGGAAGTGAGATGGCAAAATTCCCgtttctcttaaaataaataaaattccaagtCTATATGCCCCAATGAATGCTGctgaaagaggaaagggagaccCCTTCAAGGACTGCTGCTGAGAAACTAAATTCAGACTGAGCTGGTTCTCTTCCTGAAGTTAGCAAGTGACGTGACGAGCGGGCTGCGGGCCCAGCGAGTATTGGAGGCGGCTTGTGCTGTCTCCTAGATGTTCCCATTGCACTATGGACAGttgctcttaaaaattatatatttaaatgaatggaCTTAAGTTCTGCATAAGAAGCATGCACTGCCTGAAGTGTATATTTTGGATTCTTATGAGCCAGTCTTTTCTTGAATTAGAATCACAAACACTGCCTTTATCGTCCTTTTTGAtactaaaatgtgtttttttctaggtggaaaaaaaaatgtgtgttattttttggacttgtaaaaatatttttcatgatatCTGTAAAGCTTGAGTATTTTGTGatgttcattttttataatttaaatttttggtaaatatGTACAAAGGCACTTCGGGTCTATGTGActatatttttttgtatataaatgtatttatggaATATTGTGCAAATGTTATTTGagttttttactgttttgttaatgaagaaattccttttt from Equus quagga isolate Etosha38 chromosome 8, UCLA_HA_Equagga_1.0, whole genome shotgun sequence includes the following:
- the DLL1 gene encoding delta-like protein 1 isoform X2, with product MGRRCALALAVVSALLCQVWSSGVFELKLQEFVNKKGLLGNRNCCRGGAGPPPCACRTFFRVCLKHYQASVSPEPPCTYGSAVTPVLGVDSFSLPDGAGADPAFSNPIRFPFGFTWPGTFSLIIEALHTDSPDDLATENPERLISRLATQRHLTVGEEWSQDLHSSGRTDLKYSYRFVCDEHYYGEGCSVFCRPRDDAFGHFTCGERGEKVCNPGWKGQYCTEPICLPGCDEQHGFCDRPGECKCRVGWQGRYCDQCIRYPGCLHGTCQQPWQCNCQEGWGGLFCNQDLNYCTHHKPCKNGATCTNTGQGSYTCSCRPGYTGANCQTEIDECGTSPCRNGGSCRDLENSYSCTCPPGFYGRVCELSAMACADGPCFNGGRCSDNPEGGYTCRCPGGFSGFNCEKKMDACTSSPCANGAQCVDLGDAYLCRCQAGFSGRHCDNNVDDCASSPCANGGTCRDGVNEYSCTCPPGYTGRNCSAPVSRCEHAPCHNGATCHERDRRYLCECARGYGGPNCQFLLPEPPPGPVVVDLTEKYVEGQPGPFPWAAVCAGVVLVLMLLLGCAAVVVCVRLRLQKHRPPADPCRGETETMNNLANCQREKDISVSVIGATQVKNTNKKADFHRDHGGAEQDGLKARYPTVDYNLVQDLKGDDTSIRDPHSKRDTKCQPQGSAGEEKGTPTLRGGEASERKRPDSVYSTSKDTKYQSVYVISEEKDECVIATEVSVRGGPAAPGLPGPERVEQSDLFVPTPN
- the DLL1 gene encoding delta-like protein 1 isoform X1, which translates into the protein MRAPRAPGRRAHAAVVPRQVWSSGVFELKLQEFVNKKGLLGNRNCCRGGAGPPPCACRTFFRVCLKHYQASVSPEPPCTYGSAVTPVLGVDSFSLPDGAGADPAFSNPIRFPFGFTWPGTFSLIIEALHTDSPDDLATENPERLISRLATQRHLTVGEEWSQDLHSSGRTDLKYSYRFVCDEHYYGEGCSVFCRPRDDAFGHFTCGERGEKVCNPGWKGQYCTEPICLPGCDEQHGFCDRPGECKCRVGWQGRYCDQCIRYPGCLHGTCQQPWQCNCQEGWGGLFCNQDLNYCTHHKPCKNGATCTNTGQGSYTCSCRPGYTGANCQTEIDECGTSPCRNGGSCRDLENSYSCTCPPGFYGRVCELSAMACADGPCFNGGRCSDNPEGGYTCRCPGGFSGFNCEKKMDACTSSPCANGAQCVDLGDAYLCRCQAGFSGRHCDNNVDDCASSPCANGGTCRDGVNEYSCTCPPGYTGRNCSAPVSRCEHAPCHNGATCHERDRRYLCECARGYGGPNCQFLLPEPPPGPVVVDLTEKYVEGQPGPFPWAAVCAGVVLVLMLLLGCAAVVVCVRLRLQKHRPPADPCRGETETMNNLANCQREKDISVSVIGATQVKNTNKKADFHRDHGGAEQDGLKARYPTVDYNLVQDLKGDDTSIRDPHSKRDTKCQPQGSAGEEKGTPTLRGGEASERKRPDSVYSTSKDTKYQSVYVISEEKDECVIATEVSVRGGPAAPGLPGPERVEQSDLFVPTPN
- the DLL1 gene encoding delta-like protein 1 isoform X3; translation: MRAPRAPGRRAHAAVVPRQVWSSGVFELKLQEFVNKKGLLGNRNCCRGGAGPPPCACRTFFRVCLKHYQASVSPEPPCTYGSAVTPVLGVDSFSLPDGAGADPAFSNPIRFPFGFTWPGTFSLIIEALHTDSPDDLATENPERLISRLATQRHLTVGEEWSQDLHSSGRTDLKYSYRFVCDEHYYGEGCSVFCRPRDDAFGHFTCGERGEKVCNPGWKGQYCTEPICLPGCDEQHGFCDRPGECKCRVGWQGRYCDQCIRYPGCLHGTCQQPWQCNCQEGWGGLFCNQDLNYCTHHKPCKNGATCTNTGQGSYTCSCRPGYTGANCQTEIDECGTSPCRNGGSCRDLENSYSCTCPPGFYGRVCELSAMACADGPCFNGGRCSDNPEGGYTCRCPGGFSGFNCEKKMDACTSSPCANGAQCVDLGDAYLCRCQAGFSGRHCDNNVDDCASSPCANGGTCRDGVNEYSCTCPPGYTGRNCSAPVSRCEHAPCHNGATCHERDRRYLCECARGYGGPNCQFLLPEPPPGPVVVDLTEKYVEGQPGPFPWAAVCAGVVLVLMLLLGCAAVVVCVRLRLQKHRPPADPCRGETETMNNLANCQREKDISVSVIGATQVKNTNKKADFHRDHGGAEQDGLKARYPTVDYNLVQDLKGDDTSIRDPHSKRDTKCQPQGSAGEEKGTPTLRGGEASERKRPDSVYSTSKDTKYQSVYVISEEKDECVIATEV